One Desulfosoma caldarium DNA segment encodes these proteins:
- a CDS encoding DUF4405 domain-containing protein: protein MDKNRYMYFVGALLYVNLTALVILGLLLKFVIPTGARAIGSPPSFLGLSRHGWADLHGTLGILFIVLTVAHLLLNWNWVVQSSKRYFQDKWVKALLVLSAVWVPIIFVGWIVSR, encoded by the coding sequence GTGGACAAGAACCGATACATGTATTTTGTGGGCGCCTTGCTTTATGTGAACCTGACGGCTCTGGTCATCCTCGGCTTGCTGCTTAAATTTGTCATTCCCACCGGAGCTCGAGCCATAGGATCCCCTCCCAGTTTTCTAGGACTTTCTCGCCACGGTTGGGCCGACCTTCACGGCACACTGGGCATCCTTTTCATCGTGCTGACCGTGGCGCATCTTCTCCTGAACTGGAATTGGGTGGTCCAGTCTTCCAAACGTTACTTTCAGGACAAATGGGTCAAAGCCTTGTTGGTGCTGAGTGCCGTGTGGGTACCGATAATTTTTGTGGGTTGGATT